In one Kluyveromyces marxianus DMKU3-1042 DNA, complete genome, chromosome 4 genomic region, the following are encoded:
- a CDS encoding C2H2-type zinc finger protein, translating to MMTIKQSNLVLPPISSILPPQYFSNDMVAQPPSPSQSCPSPSASTSIAYLNVNQFNSPEQYSNLTQRYTTNNATYNISSNNSSSGSTYSVTNFVSADEQQGLDPNTVSRRGSAFNNDLNGMTAGRVHTLGQYNGSYNSVSLSHPQIPSAMVQSSPPTALSTIVPTRRNSMYQLPPPPTPPSIHASHQPTYQEHIQNHNQQDNHHHLHHHHNGHTLSGKGNRSIGRSHVCEQCGKQFTRPSALRTHMLVHSGAKPFKCTWDDCNKTFNVKSNLIRHLKLHKERSSKVPSQSPK from the coding sequence GGTCGCGCAACCTCCGTCACCTTCTCAATCCTGCCCTTCTCCATCAGCTTCTACCTCCATTGCATATCTCAATGTAAATCAGTTCAATTCCCCAGAAcaatattcaaatttaACACAAAGATATACTACCAATAATGCTACGTATAATATCAGCAGCAAcaatagtagtagtggaTCTACTTATTCGGTGACGAACTTTGTTTCAGCAGATGAACAACAGGGCCTGGATCCTAATACAGTATCTCGTCGAGGAAGCGCTTTTAACAATGATCTTAATGGAATGACGGCTGGTCGCGTTCATACCTTAGGTCAATACAATGGTAGCTACAACTCTGTTTCTCTCTCCCACCCACAAATTCCTTCGGCAATGGTTCAATCATCTCCTCCAACTGCACTATCTACAATTGTTCCAACGCGAAGAAACTCAATGTACCAACTTCCTCCACCTCCTACTCCGCCTTCTATTCATGCCAGTCATCAACCAACTTATCAAGAGCATATCCAAAATCACAATCAACAGGATAATCACCATCatctccatcatcatcataatgGACACACGTTATCAGGTAAAGGTAACAGATCTATTGGTAGATCACATGTATGTGAGCAATGTGGTAAACAATTCACTAGACCAAGTGCATTAAGAACTCATATGCTGGTGCATTCAGGGGCTAAACCATTTAAATGCACTTGGGACGATTGTAATAAAACATTCAACGTGAAGAGTAATTTGATAAGGCATCTGAAATTACACAAAGAAAGATCTTCGAAAGTACCCAGTCAATCGCCAAAATAG